A single region of the Pseudomonas sp. VD-NE ins genome encodes:
- a CDS encoding MBOAT family protein codes for MVFSSNVFLFLFLPIFLGLYYLSGQRYRNLLLLIASYVFYAWWRVDFLALFAAVTLWNYWIGLKVGAAGVRTKPAQRWLLLGVAVDLCILGYFKYANFGVDSINAMMTSVGLSPFILTHVLLPIGISFYIFESISYIIDVYRGDTPATRNLIDFAAFVAIFPHLIAGPVLRFRDLADQFNNRTHTLDKFSEGCTRFMQGFIKKVFIADTLAVVADHCFALQNPTTGDAWLGALAYTAQLYFDFSGYSDMAIGLGLMMGFRFMENFKQPYISQSITEFWRRWHISLSTWLRDYLYITLGGNRKGTLMTYRNLFLTMLLGGLWHGANITYIVWGAWHGMWLAIEKALGLNTSPRSLNPIRWALTFLLVVMGWVIFRAENLHVAGRMYGAMFSFGDWSLSELNQASLTGLQVATLVVAYVTLAFFGLRDLYTNQPPAKTKPEVNVEANGPATATPGMIKAAPGENPASIHEPGYTVGVEAQVQPAYWSADWSRYVMRGLILLLFIASILKLSAQSFSPFLYFQF; via the coding sequence ATGGTATTTTCATCCAACGTGTTCCTGTTTCTGTTCTTGCCGATCTTTCTCGGCTTGTACTACTTGAGCGGGCAACGCTATCGCAACCTGCTGCTGCTGATCGCCAGCTACGTGTTCTATGCCTGGTGGCGTGTGGACTTCCTCGCGCTGTTCGCCGCCGTCACGCTGTGGAACTACTGGATCGGCCTCAAAGTCGGTGCCGCCGGTGTGCGGACCAAACCGGCGCAGCGCTGGCTATTGCTCGGCGTCGCGGTGGACCTGTGCATTCTCGGCTACTTCAAGTACGCCAACTTCGGCGTCGACAGCATCAACGCGATGATGACGTCGGTCGGTCTGTCGCCGTTCATCCTCACCCACGTGCTGCTGCCGATCGGTATCTCGTTCTACATCTTCGAGTCGATCAGCTACATCATCGACGTATATCGCGGCGACACCCCGGCCACCCGCAACCTGATCGACTTTGCGGCATTCGTGGCGATCTTCCCGCACCTGATTGCCGGCCCGGTTCTGCGTTTCCGCGACCTCGCCGACCAGTTCAACAACCGCACGCACACCCTCGACAAGTTCTCCGAGGGCTGCACCCGGTTCATGCAGGGTTTCATCAAAAAGGTCTTTATCGCCGACACCCTCGCGGTGGTCGCTGACCATTGCTTCGCCCTGCAAAACCCGACCACCGGCGATGCCTGGCTTGGCGCGCTGGCCTACACCGCGCAGCTGTATTTCGACTTCTCCGGCTACAGCGACATGGCGATTGGTCTGGGCCTGATGATGGGTTTCCGTTTCATGGAAAACTTCAAACAGCCGTACATCAGCCAGTCGATCACCGAGTTCTGGCGTCGCTGGCACATCAGCCTGTCGACCTGGTTGCGTGACTATCTGTACATCACCCTCGGCGGTAACCGTAAAGGCACGCTGATGACCTATCGCAACCTGTTCCTGACCATGCTTTTGGGTGGTCTGTGGCACGGCGCGAACATCACCTACATCGTCTGGGGCGCCTGGCACGGCATGTGGCTGGCGATTGAAAAAGCGCTGGGCCTAAACACCTCGCCACGCAGCCTCAATCCGATCCGCTGGGCGCTGACCTTCCTGCTCGTGGTCATGGGCTGGGTGATCTTCCGTGCCGAGAACCTGCACGTTGCCGGGCGCATGTACGGCGCAATGTTCAGCTTCGGCGACTGGTCGCTGTCGGAACTCAATCAGGCCAGTCTCACCGGTCTGCAAGTGGCGACTCTCGTGGTGGCATACGTGACATTGGCGTTCTTCGGTTTGCGTGATCTGTACACCAACCAGCCGCCGGCCAAAACCAAACCTGAAGTCAACGTCGAGGCCAACGGCCCTGCCACCGCGACTCCGGGGATGATCAAGGCAGCACCCGGCGAAAACCCGGCGAGCATCCACGAGCCTGGCTACACCGTCGGCGTCGAAGCCCAGGTGCAACCGGCCTACTGGAGCGCGGACTGGTCGCGCTATGTGATGCGCGGCTTGATCCTGCTGCTGTTCATCGCCTCGATTCTCAAACTTTCGGCGCAAAGCTTCTCGCCGTTCCTTTACTTCCAGTTCTGA
- the algK gene encoding alginate biosynthesis TPR repeat lipoprotein AlgK codes for MPVTITSLFRTPRSLWELACQRSDQCGLAEIPSRLNRWQASSHMGSVCALALAVSLAGCAGLPDQRLANEALKRGDTATAAQNYQQLADLGYSEAQVGLADIQVDSRDPAQMKQAEATYRAAASVSPRAQARLGRLLVAKPGSTEAEHHEAESLLKKAAANGEGNTLIPLAMLYLQYPHSFPNINAQQQIDQWRKSGYPEAGLAQVLLYRTQGTYDQHLDDVEKICKAALNTTDICYVELATVYQKRAQPEQQAELIKQLQAGYSRGTVTAQRVDSVARVLADSTLGKTDEKTAQSLLEPIAPGYPASWVTLAQLLYDYPELGDVDQMMKYLDNGRAADQPRAELLLGKLYYEGKMVPADAKVAEEHFQKAVGREVAADYYLGQIYRRGYLGKVYPQKALDHLLTAARNGQNSADFAIAQLFSQGKGTKPDPLNAYVFSQLAKAQNTPQADELATTLAAQLPPERLAEAQRLLQQEQASRGALNPNTLQLHALQEEEDGEEKL; via the coding sequence ATGCCTGTGACTATCACCAGTCTTTTCAGAACGCCACGATCCCTGTGGGAGCTGGCTTGCCAGCGATCGGATCAATGCGGTCTTGCTGAAATACCGAGTCGCCTGAATCGCTGGCAAGCCAGCTCCCACATGGGATCGGTGTGTGCCTTGGCATTGGCGGTCAGTCTCGCCGGTTGCGCCGGTCTGCCCGATCAGCGTCTGGCCAACGAAGCGCTCAAGCGTGGCGACACCGCCACCGCTGCGCAGAACTATCAGCAATTGGCCGATCTGGGCTACAGCGAAGCGCAAGTCGGCCTCGCCGATATCCAGGTCGACAGCCGCGACCCTGCACAAATGAAACAGGCCGAGGCGACTTACCGCGCCGCCGCCAGTGTTTCGCCGCGTGCACAGGCGCGTCTCGGTCGTTTGCTGGTGGCCAAACCGGGTTCCACCGAAGCCGAGCACCACGAAGCCGAAAGCCTGCTGAAAAAAGCTGCCGCCAATGGCGAAGGCAATACGTTGATCCCGCTGGCGATGCTGTACCTGCAATACCCGCACAGCTTCCCGAACATCAACGCGCAGCAGCAGATCGATCAATGGCGCAAATCCGGCTACCCGGAAGCGGGTCTGGCGCAGGTGCTGCTGTATCGCACTCAAGGCACCTACGACCAGCACCTGGATGACGTGGAAAAGATCTGCAAAGCCGCGCTCAACACCACCGATATCTGCTACGTCGAACTGGCCACGGTCTATCAGAAACGTGCCCAGCCTGAGCAACAGGCCGAGTTGATCAAGCAGCTGCAGGCCGGTTACAGCCGTGGCACCGTCACCGCACAACGCGTCGACTCCGTGGCCCGTGTGCTGGCCGATTCGACCCTCGGCAAGACCGACGAAAAAACCGCGCAGTCGCTGCTTGAGCCGATCGCTCCGGGTTACCCGGCGTCGTGGGTCACCCTCGCGCAATTGCTTTACGACTATCCCGAACTGGGCGACGTCGATCAGATGATGAAGTACCTCGACAACGGCCGCGCCGCCGACCAGCCACGCGCCGAGCTGTTGCTGGGCAAGCTCTACTACGAAGGGAAAATGGTTCCGGCTGACGCGAAAGTCGCCGAAGAACATTTCCAGAAAGCCGTCGGCCGTGAAGTCGCCGCCGATTACTACCTCGGCCAGATCTATCGCCGTGGCTACCTGGGCAAGGTCTATCCGCAGAAGGCTCTCGACCACCTGCTGACCGCCGCGCGCAACGGCCAGAACAGCGCCGACTTCGCCATCGCCCAACTGTTCTCCCAAGGCAAGGGTACCAAGCCCGACCCGCTCAACGCCTACGTGTTCAGCCAATTGGCCAAGGCGCAAAACACCCCGCAAGCCGATGAGCTGGCGACCACCCTCGCCGCGCAACTGCCACCCGAGCGTCTCGCCGAAGCGCAACGTCTGCTGCAACAAGAGCAAGCCAGCCGTGGCGCTCTGAACCCGAACACGCTGCAACTGCACGCCCTGCAAGAAGAAGAAGACGGCGAGGAAAAATTATGA
- the algG gene encoding mannuronan 5-epimerase AlgG, which translates to MHHARKGSLSLLAGAMLLASAGAFATVEPAKPVTTAKELQQAKTYTVSSAPTEALNLAAPKLPDLSGYTAEAAAAKINRSKAGKISVRRMMQEDALKDFIGGDNKMAEWVVRQHGIPQAIFVDDGYMNLKDLAQKLPKQYFSETSPGVYLSKLPIVVGRKGILEIDGQTQELRLSQEAGAFLVNDGQLFVRDTKITGWREKDNGPATFRSPKEFRPFLLAWGGTETYIVNSKMASFGYANSKSYGVSISQYTPNMAKVLKRPEPTGWIVGSEFSDMWYGFYCYETRDFVVKGNTYKDNIVYGIDPHDRSHGLIIAENTVHGTKKKHGIIISREVNDSFIFNNKSFDNHLSGLVIDRNSVNNIIAYNEIYKNHTDGITLYESADNLLWGNKVISNKRHGIRIRNSVNIRLYENVAMANGLTGVYGHIKDLTDTDRDIKLDPFDAQVSLIVVGGELAANGSGPLSIDSPLSVELYRVSMLAPTKSSGISFNGILGERQDEILDLLVRQQKAVLIDPVERQTEMRD; encoded by the coding sequence ATGCACCATGCAAGGAAAGGCTCGCTCAGCCTGTTGGCCGGCGCGATGTTGCTGGCCTCGGCTGGCGCCTTCGCCACTGTCGAACCGGCCAAGCCGGTGACGACTGCCAAGGAATTGCAGCAAGCAAAAACCTACACCGTCAGCAGCGCGCCGACAGAGGCGCTGAACCTGGCCGCGCCGAAACTGCCTGACCTGTCCGGCTACACCGCCGAAGCCGCTGCGGCGAAGATCAACCGCAGCAAAGCGGGCAAGATCAGCGTGCGCCGGATGATGCAGGAAGACGCGCTGAAGGACTTCATCGGCGGCGACAACAAGATGGCCGAATGGGTGGTGCGTCAGCACGGCATCCCGCAGGCGATCTTCGTCGACGACGGTTACATGAACCTCAAGGATCTGGCGCAGAAACTGCCCAAGCAGTACTTCAGCGAGACCTCGCCGGGCGTGTACCTGTCGAAGCTGCCGATCGTGGTGGGCCGTAAAGGCATCCTCGAAATCGACGGCCAGACCCAGGAACTGCGCCTGTCGCAAGAGGCCGGTGCGTTCCTGGTCAACGACGGCCAGTTGTTCGTGCGTGACACCAAAATCACTGGCTGGCGCGAGAAGGACAACGGCCCGGCGACCTTCCGTTCGCCGAAGGAATTCCGTCCGTTCCTGCTCGCCTGGGGTGGCACCGAGACTTACATCGTCAATAGCAAAATGGCCAGCTTCGGCTACGCCAACAGTAAGTCGTACGGGGTGAGTATTTCCCAGTACACGCCAAACATGGCCAAGGTCCTCAAGCGGCCAGAACCGACTGGCTGGATCGTCGGCTCCGAGTTCTCCGACATGTGGTACGGCTTCTACTGCTACGAGACGCGCGACTTCGTGGTCAAGGGCAACACCTACAAAGACAACATCGTCTACGGCATCGACCCGCACGACCGTTCCCACGGCCTGATCATTGCCGAGAACACCGTGCACGGCACGAAGAAGAAGCACGGGATCATTATTTCCCGTGAGGTCAACGACAGCTTCATCTTCAACAACAAGAGCTTCGACAACCACCTCTCGGGCCTGGTGATCGACCGGAACAGCGTCAACAACATCATTGCCTACAACGAGATCTACAAGAACCACACCGACGGCATCACCCTCTACGAGTCCGCCGACAACCTGCTGTGGGGCAACAAGGTCATCAGCAACAAGCGCCACGGCATCCGCATTCGTAACAGCGTGAATATCCGCCTCTACGAAAACGTCGCCATGGCCAACGGTTTGACCGGCGTCTACGGCCACATCAAAGACCTCACCGACACCGACCGTGACATCAAGCTCGACCCGTTCGATGCGCAGGTGTCGCTGATCGTCGTTGGCGGTGAACTGGCGGCCAATGGCAGCGGCCCGCTGTCGATCGATTCGCCATTGAGTGTCGAGCTGTATCGCGTGTCGATGCTGGCGCCGACCAAATCCAGCGGCATCAGCTTCAACGGCATCCTCGGCGAGCGCCAGGATGAAATTCTCGACCTGCTGGTGCGCCAGCAGAAAGCCGTGCTGATCGACCCTGTCGAACGCCAGACCGAAATGCGGGACTGA
- a CDS encoding alginate export family protein, with protein MKLNPFVKAGIGLSFALIWSCPTLAAMTETKNFGLEVKVTGQSEDDRDLGTAKGGDVNGVGLDLRPWIYGESGAWSAYAMGQAVTSTDIIETDTLQQSDGEQATDNGDRKTKKNYLAMREFWVGYSGLTPYPGEMLKFGRQRLRNDDGQWRDTNIEALNWTFDTTLLRANAGVAERFSEYRTDLKELAPKDKDRLHAYADAAYQWTPGNWVGIRGHHTHDDGKLDYAEPGVPRDSLDKTENGDISWLGLTADSDAYNWRNTNTVNYWGSITGMSGDRDTVNALNADGSRPAQAKRSDDVNGWATDIGVRLRLDPQWQVGGAYARASADYEQTGLESNRSNYTGTRSRVHRFGEAFRGEMNNMQTATLFGSWMVNDEYDASLIYHKFWRVDGNKPVGSNGINAVENNTDDATGAILSSTSLPLEDGNKDLGQEMDLVVTKYFKQGLLPAALSQSIDEPSALVRFRGGVFKPGDAYGKQVDSYMHRAFIDVIWRF; from the coding sequence ATGAAGTTGAATCCATTCGTGAAGGCCGGCATTGGCCTCTCGTTCGCGCTGATCTGGTCTTGCCCGACACTGGCCGCGATGACTGAAACCAAGAACTTCGGCCTCGAAGTGAAAGTCACCGGCCAGTCCGAAGACGACCGTGACCTCGGCACCGCCAAGGGCGGCGACGTCAACGGTGTCGGCCTCGACCTGCGTCCGTGGATCTATGGCGAAAGCGGCGCGTGGAGCGCCTACGCCATGGGCCAGGCGGTGACCTCGACCGACATCATCGAAACCGACACTCTGCAACAATCCGACGGTGAACAAGCCACCGACAACGGTGATCGCAAAACCAAGAAAAACTACTTGGCGATGCGCGAGTTCTGGGTCGGCTACAGCGGCCTCACCCCGTACCCGGGCGAGATGCTCAAGTTCGGTCGTCAGCGTCTGCGCAATGACGATGGCCAGTGGCGCGACACCAACATCGAAGCGCTGAACTGGACCTTCGACACCACCCTGTTGCGCGCCAACGCCGGTGTCGCCGAACGCTTCAGCGAATACCGCACCGACCTCAAAGAGCTGGCGCCGAAAGACAAGGATCGCCTGCACGCCTACGCAGATGCCGCTTACCAGTGGACGCCGGGCAACTGGGTCGGCATTCGCGGTCACCACACCCATGATGACGGCAAACTCGATTACGCCGAACCGGGCGTCCCGCGTGATTCGCTGGATAAAACCGAGAACGGTGACATCAGCTGGCTCGGCCTGACCGCTGACAGCGACGCCTACAACTGGCGCAACACCAACACCGTCAACTACTGGGGCAGCATCACCGGCATGAGCGGCGACCGCGACACGGTCAACGCGCTGAATGCCGATGGTTCGCGTCCGGCGCAAGCCAAGCGCAGCGATGACGTCAACGGCTGGGCCACCGACATCGGTGTGCGTCTGCGCCTCGATCCGCAATGGCAAGTCGGCGGTGCCTATGCCCGCGCCAGCGCCGATTACGAGCAGACCGGTCTTGAAAGCAACCGCTCCAACTACACCGGTACGCGCTCGCGGGTTCACCGTTTCGGCGAAGCGTTCCGTGGCGAAATGAACAACATGCAGACCGCGACGTTGTTCGGTTCGTGGATGGTCAACGACGAGTACGACGCCAGCCTGATCTATCACAAGTTCTGGCGTGTCGACGGCAACAAACCGGTGGGCAGCAACGGCATCAACGCCGTGGAAAACAATACCGACGACGCCACCGGCGCGATCCTCTCCAGCACTTCGCTGCCGCTTGAAGACGGCAACAAGGACCTCGGTCAGGAGATGGACCTGGTCGTCACCAAGTACTTCAAGCAAGGCCTGTTGCCGGCGGCGCTGAGCCAGTCGATCGACGAGCCTTCGGCCCTCGTGCGCTTCCGTGGCGGTGTGTTCAAACCGGGCGATGCCTACGGCAAGCAGGTTGATTCGTACATGCACCGCGCGTTCATCGACGTGATCTGGCGCTTCTGA
- a CDS encoding alginate O-acetyltransferase, producing the protein MTRSLRIFYIALFLVTLLVLGLWSVRSFFGFSTNADATVLNGRWTKAVETHYDDEFPIKRLGTNLWAALDFKLFNEGRPGVVLGRDQWLYSDEEFNPIVNEELNLQGNYALVEGVRQTLKAKGVKLVMAIVPAKVRLYPEHLGEVKPASIHENLYQDFHARVAADKILAPDLLKPFQQAKQNGQQVFLRTDTHWTPEGAEIAANTLAKTIADKFPLSGEPQRFVTTPAEKVTHKGDLRLFLPLDPLFENLMPAQEPLQKRNTVAAGDQPAGDDALFASNEVPVALVGTSYSANPNWNFVGALKQALHSDVVSYAEDGHGPILPMLSYLKSDDFKNSPPQVLIWEFPERYLPVNNEIGDADPQWVAELKQAGARQQNVAINTKSETPDRAQN; encoded by the coding sequence ATGACCCGCTCATTACGCATCTTCTACATCGCCCTGTTCCTGGTGACCCTGTTGGTCCTTGGTTTGTGGTCGGTTCGCAGCTTCTTCGGCTTCAGCACCAATGCCGATGCCACGGTGCTCAATGGCCGCTGGACCAAGGCGGTGGAAACTCACTACGACGATGAATTCCCGATCAAGCGTCTGGGCACCAACCTCTGGGCCGCGCTGGATTTCAAACTGTTCAACGAAGGTCGTCCGGGCGTAGTGCTCGGCCGCGATCAGTGGTTGTACAGCGATGAGGAATTCAACCCGATCGTCAACGAAGAGCTGAACCTGCAAGGCAACTACGCGCTGGTCGAAGGCGTACGCCAGACCCTGAAAGCGAAAGGCGTGAAACTGGTGATGGCGATCGTGCCGGCCAAGGTTCGTCTGTACCCGGAGCATCTGGGTGAAGTGAAACCGGCGAGCATCCACGAAAATCTCTATCAGGATTTCCATGCTCGTGTAGCCGCCGACAAGATCCTCGCCCCGGACCTGCTCAAGCCTTTCCAACAGGCCAAGCAGAACGGTCAGCAAGTGTTCCTGCGCACCGACACGCACTGGACGCCGGAAGGCGCCGAAATCGCCGCGAACACCCTGGCAAAAACCATCGCCGACAAGTTCCCGCTCAGCGGCGAGCCGCAGCGTTTCGTCACCACCCCGGCGGAGAAGGTCACGCACAAGGGCGACCTGCGCTTGTTCCTCCCGCTCGATCCGCTGTTCGAAAACCTGATGCCGGCGCAAGAGCCGCTGCAAAAGCGCAACACCGTCGCGGCCGGCGATCAGCCTGCCGGTGACGACGCGCTGTTCGCCAGCAATGAAGTGCCGGTGGCACTGGTCGGCACCAGCTACAGCGCTAACCCTAACTGGAACTTCGTCGGTGCACTGAAACAAGCGCTGCACAGCGACGTGGTGAGCTACGCCGAAGACGGCCACGGCCCGATTCTGCCGATGCTCAGCTACCTGAAAAGCGATGACTTCAAGAACAGCCCGCCACAGGTGCTGATCTGGGAGTTTCCTGAACGTTATCTGCCTGTGAACAACGAAATCGGCGACGCCGACCCGCAGTGGGTCGCAGAGCTTAAACAAGCCGGCGCGCGCCAACAAAACGTAGCAATCAACACTAAATCCGAGACGCCCGATCGGGCGCAAAACTGA
- a CDS encoding mannuronate-specific alginate lyase, which yields MRNSKLKTLLAPTLLGLAIFAGTAQAAAPLRPPQGYFAPVDKFKTGDKSEGCDAMPTPYTGPLQFRSKYEGSDKARATLNVQSEKAFRDTTKDITTLERGTAKRVMQFMRDGRPEQLDCTLNWLTAWAKADALMSKDFNHTGKSMRKWALGSMASSYIRLKFSDSHPLAQHQQEAQLIEAWFSKMADQVVSDWDNLPLEKTNNHSYWAAWSVMATSVATNRRDLFDWAVKEYKVGVNQVDADGFLPNELKRQQRALAYHNYALPPLAMIASFAQVNGVDLRQENNGALKRLGDRVLSGVKDPDEFEKKNGKEQDMTDLKEDMKFAWLEPFCTLYTCAPDVIEKKHGMQPFKTFRLGGDLTKVYDPSHEKGNKGS from the coding sequence ATGCGAAACTCGAAACTGAAAACTCTTTTAGCGCCGACGCTGCTCGGGCTGGCGATCTTCGCCGGCACCGCGCAGGCCGCCGCACCACTGCGTCCACCTCAGGGCTATTTCGCGCCTGTGGATAAATTCAAGACCGGTGACAAAAGCGAAGGCTGCGATGCAATGCCGACGCCGTACACCGGGCCGCTGCAATTTCGCAGCAAATACGAAGGTTCGGACAAGGCCCGCGCGACGCTGAACGTGCAGTCGGAAAAGGCCTTCCGCGACACCACCAAAGACATCACCACGCTGGAACGCGGCACCGCCAAACGGGTGATGCAGTTCATGCGCGACGGTCGTCCGGAACAGCTCGATTGCACGCTGAACTGGCTGACCGCGTGGGCCAAGGCCGACGCGTTGATGTCGAAAGACTTCAACCACACCGGCAAGTCGATGCGCAAATGGGCGTTGGGCAGCATGGCATCTTCGTACATTCGTCTGAAATTCTCCGACTCGCATCCGCTGGCGCAGCACCAGCAGGAAGCGCAGTTGATCGAGGCGTGGTTCAGCAAAATGGCCGATCAGGTGGTCAGCGACTGGGACAACCTGCCGCTGGAAAAAACCAACAACCACTCGTACTGGGCAGCGTGGTCGGTGATGGCGACCTCGGTCGCGACCAACCGCCGCGACTTGTTTGACTGGGCGGTGAAGGAATACAAGGTTGGCGTCAATCAAGTCGATGCCGACGGCTTCTTGCCGAACGAACTCAAGCGCCAGCAACGCGCCCTCGCCTATCACAACTACGCCCTGCCGCCGCTGGCGATGATCGCCAGTTTCGCCCAGGTCAACGGGGTTGATTTGCGCCAGGAGAACAACGGTGCGCTGAAGCGTCTCGGTGATCGGGTGTTGTCCGGGGTGAAAGACCCGGATGAATTCGAGAAGAAGAACGGCAAAGAGCAGGACATGACCGACTTGAAAGAGGACATGAAATTCGCCTGGCTCGAACCGTTCTGCACGCTCTACACCTGTGCGCCTGATGTGATCGAGAAGAAGCACGGCATGCAGCCGTTCAAGACCTTCCGCCTCGGCGGCGACCTGACCAAGGTCTACGACCCGTCGCATGAGAAGGGCAACAAAGGCTCATAA
- a CDS encoding alginate O-acetyltransferase: MHPHLIRLLSLSALTVGILAASNGARADEGAAATPPKFSAEPCCNLCPAAHDAKNYTTRYQQNFTTLVQAQGDWLFRTQEDLRTEFNTTPAGYKRLQQLHDAFKAKGVELVIVYQPTRGLVNRNKLNPQEKAAFDYEKALGNYKTMLGRFAKMGYVVPDLSPLTNESLPDTLPAHDFYFRGDQHWTPYGAQRTAKIVAEKVKQIPAFADVPKREFETKRSGRMGKTGTLHNMAGQLCGTSYAIQYMDQFTTEPKGEAGDGDLFGDSGNPQITLVGTSHSGKNYNFAGFLEEAIGADILNVAFPGGGLEGSMLQYLGSDEFQKTPPKILIWEFSPLYRLDQETIYRQMMSLLDNGCEGKDAQMSASTTLKPGGKQELLVNSKNLNLQNSSHQVDIRFADPSVKTLQATLWYMNGRHEDIKIEKPETSDTDGRFAFELRTDEDWASQNLLAVEVQGPEAGTAPQKVEAKICKRNVFPGAGQQTAQVGQ, encoded by the coding sequence ATGCACCCACACTTGATCAGATTACTCAGCCTGTCGGCCCTGACCGTGGGCATTCTCGCGGCCAGCAACGGCGCCCGTGCCGATGAAGGCGCCGCTGCCACACCGCCGAAGTTCAGCGCCGAACCGTGCTGCAACCTGTGCCCGGCGGCCCATGACGCGAAGAACTACACCACGCGTTATCAACAGAACTTCACCACCCTGGTGCAAGCGCAAGGCGACTGGCTGTTCCGGACTCAGGAAGATCTGCGCACCGAATTCAACACCACTCCGGCCGGCTACAAGCGCCTGCAACAGTTGCACGATGCGTTCAAGGCCAAAGGTGTCGAGCTGGTGATCGTTTATCAGCCGACCCGTGGTCTGGTGAACCGCAACAAGCTCAACCCGCAGGAAAAAGCCGCGTTCGATTACGAGAAAGCGCTGGGCAACTACAAGACCATGCTCGGCCGCTTCGCCAAGATGGGTTACGTGGTGCCGGACCTGTCGCCGCTGACCAACGAGTCGCTGCCGGACACCCTGCCCGCCCACGATTTCTACTTCCGCGGCGACCAGCACTGGACGCCATACGGCGCGCAGCGCACAGCGAAAATCGTCGCCGAGAAGGTCAAGCAGATCCCGGCCTTCGCCGACGTGCCCAAGCGTGAATTCGAGACCAAGCGCTCCGGGCGCATGGGCAAGACCGGCACCCTGCACAACATGGCCGGGCAACTGTGCGGCACCAGTTACGCGATCCAGTACATGGACCAGTTCACCACCGAGCCAAAAGGCGAGGCCGGTGACGGCGACCTGTTCGGCGATTCCGGCAATCCGCAAATCACTCTGGTCGGTACTTCGCACAGCGGCAAGAACTACAACTTCGCCGGCTTCCTCGAAGAAGCCATCGGCGCCGACATTCTCAACGTCGCCTTCCCTGGCGGTGGTCTGGAAGGCTCGATGCTGCAGTACCTCGGCAGCGACGAATTCCAGAAGACTCCGCCGAAAATTCTCATCTGGGAATTCTCGCCGCTGTACCGCCTCGACCAGGAAACCATCTATCGCCAGATGATGTCTCTTCTCGACAACGGCTGCGAAGGCAAAGACGCGCAAATGTCCGCGAGCACCACGCTCAAGCCGGGCGGCAAACAAGAACTGCTGGTCAACAGCAAGAACCTGAACCTGCAGAACAGCAGCCATCAGGTCGACATCCGCTTCGCCGACCCTTCGGTGAAAACCCTGCAAGCCACCCTCTGGTACATGAACGGTCGCCACGAGGACATCAAGATCGAGAAACCGGAAACCTCCGACACCGACGGTCGTTTCGCCTTTGAGTTGCGCACGGACGAAGACTGGGCCTCGCAAAACCTGCTGGCAGTCGAAGTCCAGGGCCCGGAAGCGGGCACCGCGCCGCAGAAAGTCGAAGCGAAAATCTGCAAACGCAACGTATTCCCGGGCGCTGGGCAACAAACCGCTCAGGTCGGGCAATGA